GTTACGTGCCGGGGCCAGTGGCAATGGTACGCAACAGACCAAGGAGCTGAGCTTTTCAGGGCTGTACGGAAGGGGTATCATCATGAATATCACCAACCCGAAAGTCTCGCTGTTTTTTCTGGCCTTCCTTCCGCAATTCACCGATCCGAGCCAAGGGCCACTGCTACCGCAGATCCTCCTCCTCGGCGGGATTTTTATCATCTCAACCATCCTTATCTTCGGCGGTATCAGCCTTTTAGCCGGGGGGATAGGTGGTTTCTTGCGAAAATCCGCCAAGGCGCAGATTTTCCTCAATCGTCTTGCCGCCGGAGTCTTTGTCGCCTTAGCGGTGAAATTGGCAATGGCCAGGCGATAGTCCTCTTTTTATTGCATTCTGTAAGTTATGTCTTCAGAGAATCGTACGGTAAAACCGGGACGGAAGATTGGCGTCGTCTTGACCGAAACCGGCGAGGCCCTGGTGCCATCGGCAGATTGGGAGCTCCTTCCGCCTGGGGATGGTGTTCTTACCAGATTGGTCAAGTCAAAGGGACCAAGCTGGCAGGTACAGGTTAAGGTCGGCAGACGGACCATGTCGCGGGGGATCTGGGCGAGCAAGGCGAACATTCAAGCCGCTATAGAAGAACTTGCCGCCAAGCGAGCAGCACCCGGCTATGACCTGAGGCGACAGCGAGAAAAGGCCGCAAAGGAAAAGAAGCACCTTGCCTATGTTGGTGAATTCTACCGGCAGGTTGTCGAGTATCTCGACTTTCACCCACGTTATGCCGATTTTGCGGATCGATTGGCGGAAATGGTCACAAGCCGAGCAACCCCGGTCGGTAGTGGCACCGTCGCCAGGACGGAAAGGATCCCGGTGGCGGACAGGGCCAAGGCGGCGGTGGTTGCCTGGCTCCGCCATCAGGCCACCGATTATGACCGTATGACCATTGCCCGGGTGAAAGGTCGCCGCCGTGAGGTGCGCCGGGAGTTGGCAGGAAAATCTCTGCAACTCCTGGTCCCCTACCGACGGGGTGAGGACATCCCTTCGGCCTGCCC
This DNA window, taken from Desulforhopalus sp., encodes the following:
- a CDS encoding LysE family translocator, whose translation is MPPVDTLLVFFTASILLALTPGPDNLFVLAQAAQHGRVAGIAVTIGLCTGLLVHTAAVALGVAAVFQASALAFATLKYLGAAYLLYLAWQSLRAGASGNGTQQTKELSFSGLYGRGIIMNITNPKVSLFFLAFLPQFTDPSQGPLLPQILLLGGIFIISTILIFGGISLLAGGIGGFLRKSAKAQIFLNRLAAGVFVALAVKLAMARR
- a CDS encoding DUF2293 domain-containing protein translates to MSSENRTVKPGRKIGVVLTETGEALVPSADWELLPPGDGVLTRLVKSKGPSWQVQVKVGRRTMSRGIWASKANIQAAIEELAAKRAAPGYDLRRQREKAAKEKKHLAYVGEFYRQVVEYLDFHPRYADFADRLAEMVTSRATPVGSGTVARTERIPVADRAKAAVVAWLRHQATDYDRMTIARVKGRRREVRRELAGKSLQLLVPYRRGEDIPSACPLRRVLSSCGDVGIPQQRDTMGGNSGTDAK